Within the Peromyscus maniculatus bairdii isolate BWxNUB_F1_BW_parent chromosome 2, HU_Pman_BW_mat_3.1, whole genome shotgun sequence genome, the region CTCCCCTACTCCCTCCTGCCTGGCAACCTGGCAACGTTTCTCTACGTGGTCCCAAAGACAATGCCTACTCTCCCGACATCCCCCATGGGAACAATACCCCTCCCCTCTCTAGCTGAGGTTGCCCCTGCCAGATGTTGGGTGGGACCCGGACTCAGCCCTCAGAGTTCAGTGTCTGAgcctctgtgtctttgtctcctCATGCTGCCAGCAGGGAAGAGAACCAGTAGGTGTCAGCCCCAGGCCAGTCCTCAGGCCACTGCCGCTGTGGGCAGGAGCCAGGGCCGTGTGTCCAGTGTGGTTTTCTcggaggaaggaaggggctgggCGAGGCTTTGGTGTGCCTGTTCTGTGTGCTGTGGGGCCAGGTGTGCAGCTTGCATTAAAATGTTGACTCTTCCAGCTGCGCCTGATCTCTggaaagtggggtggggggtcctCACCACCCCTGAGTGTTGTCTCTGTCTGGCCTCCACAGAATCTGACCCCCCAGTGGTCCTGGCTCCACCTTGAAGGGACAGAGGACTCAGAGGCCACCCTCTTGATTGCCTTATGAGCACTGGGGGTGGGACACACTTTGGCCACCCGTTTCTGGCCCCTGTAGGCACAGGGCACCAAGCGGGCTTAGCGCCAATGGCTGACATTCTTTCCTGTCCTGGGCCCGGCACCTGTAGCTGAGAGCATCCTTCGCCCACCTCATGTTTCATCCAGCCCGCTGAGCCCCCAGCCTGGTACTTGAggtctgctgctgcttctcaccaACCCAGTCTGGGGTCTACCCCCAAATAAAGGACCTGCTTCCACCCCGTGATTCCTGGCCGATGTCCTGGGCTGTCTGTGAATTGGATGGGGTGAGGGAGGGATTTCTGTCTAGTACTGTTGTCTGCCTTTGAGACATTTTCAAGCTGTGGGAGGGcagcaagatggcacagtgggtaaaggggcCTTACCGTGCAatcctgacaagctgagttcgATCCCCGAGCCCAcctgacagaaggagagaactgactcctgcaggctgtcctctgactgccacacatgcGCTGTGGCATGTGCCTGCCACCCACAAGTAGatactaaaaacatttaaattaaaacattttatgggccgggttgtggtggcgcacgcctttaatcccagcactcgggaggcagaggcaggcagatctctgtgagttcgaggccagcctggtctacagagtgagatccaggaacggcgcaaagcaacacagagaaaccttgtcttgaaaaaaacaaaaaaacaaaaaaaacaaaaaacattttaggGATTGGGaggatggctctgcagttaagatcatgcactgttctttttttttttttctcccccgagacagggtttctctatgtaatagctatggctgtcctggaactcgctctgtagaccaggctggccttgaactcacagagatctgcctgcctctccagtgctgggatcaaaggcgtgctctaccactgcccagctaaagatacattttttttttaaaggtatttccaAGTTAGGTACtgggagtcaggtgtggtggtgtgtatcCAGCACgcagggtcaggagttcaaggccagttacagctacatagtaagttctagaatAGCTTTGGCTACATAAGgcctcaaaatttttattttcaagttaggCATTGTGATACTTACCTGTCACCTCAGCATTTGGTAGAAttaggaggaccaggagttcaaggtcatcactgATTAGAGTGAAAATGTAAGCAAATGAATGCAAGGGCAGTCTGAATCACATGAGACCCATCTCTAAAAGTCAAATCATTACAACAAAAAGTAAGTTcatctgggattttttttcctcaggttaattttatttgtgtgtgtgtgtgtgcagttgtatctgtgtgtgtgtgtgtgtgtgtgtgtgcaacatatgtatgtgtgtagtgtaactgtggtgagcatgtgtgtgtgtgtgcaacatatgtatgtgtgtagtgtaactgtggtgagcatgtgtgtgtgtgtgtgtgtgtgtgtgtgtgtgtgtgtgtaccatatgtgGTATATGTATAGTGTatctatgtggtgtgtgtgtagcataTGTGTGGAgtgtatctgagtgtgtgtgtgtgtgtgtgtgtacagcatatgtggtgtgtgtagtgtatctgtgttgtgtgtatgtgtagcacatatgtgtgtatagtgtatctgtgtgtggtgtatgtatagcacatgtgtgtgtgtgtagtgtatctgtgtggtgtgtgtgtagtacatatgtgtatatagtgtatctatgtgtggtgtatgtgtagcgtgtgtgtgtgtgtgtgtgtgtgtgtgtgtgtgtgtgtgtgtgtagtgtagtgtatccatgtggtgtgtgtgtgtaatacatatgtgtgtatagtgtatctgtgtgtggtgtatgtatagcacatgtgtgtgtgtgtgtagtgtatctgtgtggtgtgtgtgtgtgtagtacatatgtgtatatagtgtatttgtgtgtggtgtatgtatagcacatgtgtgtgtggtgtatatgtagcatgtgtgtgtgtgtgtgtgtagtgtatctgtgtgtggtgcatgtgagTACGCAGGAACACACACCCTTGTGTGAGCGTGCAGAAGCCAAAGAAGGAAGTTGGGTGtctccttttattgtttttcctctCATTGTCGTGAGgccggggtctctcactgaactggaagcttgaCATTTTGTCTAGCCGGTTGGCCAGACAGCTGGACCCTGCTGGTCTCTGTCTGCAGGCCCCTGCCCTAGTGCTGGGTAAACCCATCCATTCCTGCttttttacatggtgctgggcGTTCAAATTCAGGAACTCGTGTTTGCACATCAGTGGCTCTTACTCACCGAGTCACCTCTGCGGTGACTGACCCTCTTCTAGAGAGTACGGCCACCAGCCAGGTAACTGTGCTCACTCATGACAGCACCCCTGGATGACGGCACCCCTGGATGACGGCACCCCTGGAGAGACTGAGCTGGGGTTGGAGTCTAAGATTTCTGACTCTAGGGTGAACAGAACACCAGGATTCCCTTCTGCCACTCTCTGTCCCTAAAATTAAGCTCCAAAGctgagggggtgggatgggggtgagggggggtagCAGCACTCCTGGGACTCTCTGGCAGGCAGAAGACAGTCCTGGCACTGTGCTTGCTTCCAGGCCTGTGTTGGGGTCTTATCTCGAACATTCTGTCCCAGCTAGGAGGTTGTAAGCTCCGCTAATGCCCACTCTAGGAATCTCACAGCTCTGGGCCTCACTTTCTTACCTGTAAAGAGGGACAACATCTTGGTTGGCTGTGGAAAGGCTCAGAGCAGGCAGATGTGATTCATTCTTCTCCAGAGCACTCGTGTTCCCAAGGGGGTctctggctgcagctgaggagcCTCACAAGAACCTGGGATCTACAGGTAGTTCCAGCTACTCCTTGGCCTTGGGGCTCACCTGCTCACATACGGCATCACCAGCCACATGTGGGTCCCTTCCTTAGTACTCTCCTTCCTCTGCGTCCTTGCAAGGCCCACATCTATCCACTCAGACACCAGCCTCCTTTAGCTCCCTGAATCTCCGGTTTCCAGccatcttgctttcttcttttttctaagCCTTTGCATCTGTGGTTCCTCCTGACATACTGCCCTTCCCACAGCTCTCTCTGCTTGATTGCTTTTCTGTGTCTCCCTCCTTTATCaaattctgtcttttcctttaaaagtagagaatgagttccaggacagcagggcggtggtcccagcactcagggaggcaggtggatctctgtgagttcaaggacagccagggctgttacacagagaaaccctgtcaaaacaaacaaacaaaacaacaacaacaacaaaaacaaagtaaaatcttaaagaaaaaagtgttGGAGCAGGTTCCTTCCCCCATCTTTCCAAGCTGCCCTGATGACACATTCGAATGCCCGGCTGTGCCCGGAGGTCGTCCACAAGGCTGGAGATCCTTATGAGGCCGTGCTCCGAGGTCACCATCTGGTCTCTAGCTGTGGTAATGAAGTGTGGCTACCTTGGCAAATTTGAAATCACCCGATGGCCACAGAGCTGGGAACACCGTTGTCAATCATACGGGTAGATTAGACAGGGTGGAGGGATCAGCCCCAGACCCGATGCTCAGCTTGTAAGCATGGAAACAAGGAAGGAGAATCtgcttccatccatccatttggTTTCGTTGTACTGAGACTTTCAGCTGTCACCACGGACCATGGAGTGGCAAGACGGAAACACACAGTGAGGAGAATTCCAAATAAAATGCCTCAGTGAGAGGTGGGGCTGTGTGTGGTTTGCATCTGTAATACAggcagaagatcaggagttcaactccagccttggctacatgaaaccttgtctcataaacAGGTAAAAATAGTAATACTGGTAAATAAGTAGggaccagtaagatggctcagaaggtaaaagcccaagttcaggcgggtggtggtggctcacacctttaatcccagcactcgggaggcagagccaggcggatctctgtgagttcaaggccagcctggtctacaaagagagttccaggaaaggcgcaaagctacacagagaaaccctgtctcgaaaaacaaaaacaaaaaaaagcctgagttcgattcctacATGGTTGCCCTCAACTTCCACACATGTAATATGGCACACACACccagataaagaaagaaatgtaaaaataaagccaggtgCGGTGCATCCCTGTAATCACAGTTCTCAAGAGGCTGGGGGAGAAGATgctgagagtttaaggccagccttaaaaactgtctcaaaaacaaaacaaagtgatgAAAGGGGGGCTGAGAAAGAATGGTCCCCACGGGCTCATATCCTCGAAAGCTGGGTCTGTCGCTGGAACTGTCTGGGacggattaggaggtgtggccttggcgGAAGAAGCACGTCACCGGGGGTGGGGGCTTTTGAGGTTGTGAAAGCCCAAGCCGTGTTCCCCGTTAGCTCCTGCTCTCTGTCTCCGATCAGAGGACCCGCTGTGAGCTCTCGGCTACTGCTGGGCACAATGCCATGTGCCTGCTGCCGTGCTTCTGGCCATGGGGATCACGGGCTCGAACCCTGTGGAACCATGAACCCCCAAGTTAAacgctttcctttataagttgccctggtcacggtgtttatcacaatggaaaaacaagacaaagggTGACAAGCACTCCTTCCCTTGGCCGCTCCCGGAGATAACTGCAGATACCGGTGTATGTCAGATGGTTCTCTGTGAATTTACAACCTCTGTACACATGTTTAGCTCTTTTATAGCACAAAGTGGGTCCGTGCTGTTCTGCAGTCACTGCTTCCTTACAGATCAGATGCATCCTGTGAGTTGTCCAGATGGTCATAATTTATTTGCCTGGATCCTATCAATGACTGCTGGGGTCATTTCCATATTGACTCATAAGTAGCCATGTAGAGGCCCGTGTGCAAAGCCGGGCACTGCTGAAGGCAGACTCAGGAGAGACAGATCCCGAGCAGTGGAACTGTAGAAGCTCAGGGCATCCCTCTCAGGGATCCATCCACCCCACAGGCAAACAGCCTTTGCTTCCCCTGACACCTCATTGTACCCCAGCTGCCCCCCATCCACTCACACTGGGCCTGACGAAGGACAGGCCCTCAGAGGTTTGCTGAATGAGTGatcccatcccctcccttctcccccatcaCATCTTGCTCTTCTTCAGCTCAGGCTTACCTCTCACAGCTGGGCCAAGCCTCCTGCCTCTAGGCACCCTGACCCCATTGATTTGCCTATGCTAACAGATGTTTCCAAGGCTCCAAGGAATTCAAAATGGAACAAGCGGTCAGGGCACTTCCCTAAGGGTGCTTCTTctctggctggggtgggggttgatGTACAGGGATTGGCTGACTGTTCTGTGGCTTTGGACATGTAAGCGTGGTATAGCAAAAGCGTGGCTCATCTCCGAGCTccgtgtttttgttttgtttttgagacagggtttctctacgtaacCATGGCTGGccttggcctagaactcacttggtaaaccagactggcctgaaattcacagagatctgccagcctctgcctcaccagtgctggcattaaaggcttacatcaccatgcctggcatgagcctcttttttcttttcttttctttttttcttttttcttttttttttttttttttggattttcgagacagagttttccgtgtagttctggtgcctgtcctggaactgtggtTTCTTAGGCACCTACTTTGTAGCAGGACCAATGGTAGGGAACTGGAGTCTGGGGAAATGAGTATGTCAGTAAGATTCTTGCTGTGCGAGCATTTCAGATCCTCTGCTCCCACATAGACGGCAAGTGTGCCCTGGCCCTGACATAgagcacccctttaatcccagcactcagtgggcagaggcaggcggatctctgtgagttcaaggccagtctcatctagatagcgagttccaggacagccagggctacataatagagaccccgtctcaaataaattaataaaataaaatgaataaaatcttttCTCAATCAGGTAGAAAGTGAGGAAGACATCCagcactgacctctgacctccatatgcactaGCGAACACCACCAGGTGACTAAGAGTGACACCTGAGTGTAACAGGCGACCCATACAAGGTGGCAATGGCCACTATTAATATTGTTGACAAGGACAGGGGGTAGAGACAGCAACAGGGCTGGACCTTCACAGAGAGCAGAGCCACACAGGAGGAGACTAAAGGAGAAACTCTACCTAGAAGGTGTGAATGCCAAGTGACTGGGGTTGGGTGTGGGATGGGGGAGGtaggagcgggggtggggggtggggggtggggagaatccacagggatgaggtctggagagatggctgctgaGCCCTGGATGTGAGGGTGAACAGGCAGAGGCAATATCAATTCTCTGGAGCCCGAGGGAGGAAAACCCTGCTGGCTCCAGTCTGGGTGGGGTGCCTCTGGGGGACAATGGGAAGAAGTCTTGCTTCAAGTTACCACCCTCACGGCCTGGTTCTTCTAAGCTGGTGCCCTCCCACTGGTGGCCCCAGCAACATGGACCTCCTTCGGGCCCGACTGTTCCTGCTCGCCTGTTTGAGGGTCCAGGCTCACCCCAGCTGCCCAGGGAGCTGAAAGGTGGCTCTCCACATCAACCCACTCTTCATTCTTCCCTCAACCCCAAAAAGGTAAGAGTCTGATAATCTGGGCCGCTCACGCAAATGTATGTAAATAGGATGCAAATACTGCAAAACCTTGTCATCTCAGGAAGCAGATACCCTAACGTCTAGAGTCTGGGAGGTAGAAGGAGTTGCAGCAGAGTCTGGAGGAGACATGTCCACCCTGTGACCACTGACCCTGTGTCTCCATGCAGAACCCAGGGAACTAGAAGCTGGGAGTCCCAGGAAGTCCTGGGGAGAAGGAAACTCCAGGTCCCCAAGGTGAGGGATGCTAAGGATCCGGCTGGGGCCGCctgtggctgggtgtggtggtttgaacaggaatggcccccataggctcatcatATATTTAATGCTTGGTCATggggaagtggcactatttgagagggattaggaggtgtggccttgtcactgagggaaggctttaaggtttcaaaagccaatgccAGCCAGGctcagtctttctgtctctctgtctgtctctgtctctgtctctgtctctgtctctgtctctgcctgcagatcaggaaatagctctcaactacttcttcagtaccatgcctgcctgtgtgccgccatcCTCTCCACAGTggtgatgatggactaaacctgtgaaatGGCAAGCCAGGCCCTGGTTACATGCTTTCCCTGTAAGAGCTgacgtggtcatggtgtctcctcatggTAGCAGACCGCTGACTAAGACACTGGGGTGCGGCAGTGGCTGTCCGTGTTGATCAGCTGCAACAGGGAAGCAGGAGCCTCCTCTGTGCCAGGCTCCAAGTGGGCATGTGCCCAGGATCCTGGGGTGTGCCAGGCAGGTCACACTGCCCATGCTTTACTGCAGAGGACAGTGAGACAGTGAGACTCAGAAAAGATCAACTTCTTGCCACCAATCAGAGAGCCAGAAAAGGGTGAGGATATGACGGGCACtgaatcctgttttttttttttttttttgttttttgtttttttttgttttttgttttttgtttgtttgttttgttttgtcctgagCATGGGGCAGGACTTAGGACATCTGCTTCTGGGATTTCAGGGTGACCTGGACCACCAGGCAAGATGGATCCCAAGGGGGAGCCTGGGGATCATGAGGCTATCCTCGGACTTTGCTTTGTTCCCAGACTAGGGCTGAGCCCTCTCCACTACTTAGGGCTGCAAGTGTCAGAGGGAATGGTGAGAATTTGGAGTAGGGCTGGTTCTGCCTCACTGCTGGCTCATGGAGCCTCAGTTAAGGTGCACAGACCTCACAGTCAACACCCGGCTCTTTCTCTCTGGGCAGGATATCAGCGGGCCTGCTCTGGTGCCAGGTGGGTGAGGAGGCCTTTACAGGAGCAAAGAACTTGGACTCAGACCAAGCTGGGGTGTTGGGAAGGCTCCAGGCGTGGTGGGGCCTCTCCTCACGTCTCTTCACAGCCCCCTCCTCAGAAGCTCACAGGATCTGAGAGGGCTGCTGATCCCTTACTTGTTCCAGAATCTGGGTAGAGGAGTTTGGGAAATGGCTTGGGGCCTTTTTcaatctctctcccttttcccagGTCTCAAGAGCTGCCAGAAACTGCTGAGTCCCAGTGCTTCCTTGAGTGGTTGGTACCATTTGTGTCTACCAGAGCTCTCCCAGTCTTTTGAGACATGGACACTTCAGGGAGTAGCTGGCTGGTAAGAAAAAGAGGACATAGGCAAAGCCCAGTGGTCActgctctccctgtctccctaAGGGGAGCCAACGTCTATTGAAGCAAGGCATAACTTACTAGACTTCACAGACAGGAGCTTGCCCAGCTCCTTCAGGGACTGAAGAAGTCTGAGAAGGCTTCATGGAGGAGGTGTCATTTAGAAGGACCTTAAAGGCCCTGTAGAAGTTCTCTAGGCACACGAGGTGCAGGAGCACTTTACAAGTAGAAGCAAAGATAAACTCAGGAAAGTGGGAGGATGAAAGGGCTAAGGAGTCCTGGGAGTAAGCTGAGGGTGTTGGGAGGGCGGTGTTCAGCAGCAGATTAGCATGCAGCCAGCACctttgcaaaggccacttcacaGAGGACATTGCATTACCGATATGGAGGGCAATGGGGAAGCCATGCAGGAAGTTTAGGCAGAAAAGAGGTCAGGGCAGACTTAGTTTTAGAAagaccttaatcccagcactcgggaggcagagacaggtggatctctgtgagtttgaggccagcctgggctaccaagtgagtgccaggacagccaggactgttgcacaaagaaaccatgtctcagaaaaaaaaaaagaaaagaaaaaagaaagataagtcAGATGTAGGTacagtagtgcatgcctgtaatcctaacacttggggtATCTGGAGTTAGAGGCCCACGGTGGgcagcatgggctggagagatggcttcatggCTAGAAGAGAGCCTGACTGTGCAGAGGGCCCACACCGGTACGCTCATATgcctgactccagctccaggggatctgacatgctcttctagggcacctgcactctcacacatgcataacacacacacacacacacacacacacacacacacacacacacacacacgcacgcgcactttctttctctccccatacagataattttttaatttaaaacaaaacaaaaaccaggctaTACCATAAGATTCAATGGACGAGGCAGAAGACAGTTAAAGCGGATCGGTGGAATCTGGATTGTAGTGAGGAGGGGACTCTAAGGGCTGGAGGGCTGTTTCGcttggggaggaagaaaaggcagcaGGAAAAGGCCAAGAATCCAGCTTAGGCTTCTGCAGGCAACGTTTAAATATCTCAGTTCTTATCACAGCAAATTAATCAGGTTATTTTGCCTGACTTCCTGCAGGACATCCCATCTCCCAGGGATGAGGACGGTGTTTTTATCATTTCAATCTCCCCAGGGGCTTACAAGATTTTGCCATGGGTTGAGTGTCAACAAAAGTGAATGAAGGAATTGAGTTTATCATTATTCATAGGCTCAAATGTGTCACTCGGAGGCGACACATTTGAGCAATAAGCCCCCAATCCAAAGAGCAAAGAAGTGTCCATCCACCCAGCCTCAGCTGCCACCTCCCCTGGCTTCCCCTGCCCCAGACCAGTTTGGAGCCGTAGCACGTGCACAGGTATTACCCAGGTGTTCCGGGCACGACAGGATGGGTCTGTGGATTTCCTCCACTCTTGGACCTCCTACAAAGCAGATTGGAGAGACAGGAGTCTGAGTTCTGGCTGGAGAATGAGAATTTACACGAGCTTACTCTGGAGGGTGAGTTCCCAGCAAGAGGGCCGGGGAAGCCCAAATCCCTACCATCCCAGCCTCCTCTTCCGCCCGGTGCCCAGGAAGGGCAGGTAGAGCTAGAAGACTTCGAAGGCACTGGTACCTTCGTCCGCTTGGAAGTGCTACCAGTGGGTGCTGGGCAAGTTCTTAGAGGGCACTGCAGGGGAGTGGCCAGCAGGGGGCCCCTGGAAGAGGGGGAACAGGGAGGCTGGCTGCTTCTCAACGTTTTCCCTGCGCACATGAATAAGGCTAGGTGACTTCTTCCCTTCTGcgcacctcagtttcctcatctgagaaATGGCAATCTTGACACAAGACGGTGCCGGAAGGAAAGAATTAAGCTCTAGGGAAGAACATCAGGGTGCAGCTGGGTCTTACTATGGGACTCTGAGCAAGTCCTTTCCCGGccacagcctcagtttccccttgtaCAACATGAGTGGGGCCACAGTGTGGGGGCAGGGCCGCTAGCTGAGGCTTTGATGTGCAGCCACATTCTgtactggaggcaggaaccagagAGACTTCTTTCAGAGAAGCAGTGAGTGTTGGGAGATATCTGAAAGGGGGAAGTGGTTATGGGGAGGTGCCTCTGGGGAGCCCCTTTTCCTGCCCAGGCCCAAGAGgttcctcccagctctccctggCACACGGTTGCCCAGGCTGCTAACTGGGGCTGAGAGAAGACAAAGAGGGTAGAGAGAAACTGTGAGCTCTGGAGGGGATAAGATTTGGAGCTTGGAACAAGATAGTTCTGAGCTCAAGTCCCAATCCCACGGACTAGCTGAATGaccacagacaaacaaacaaggctgGCCCTTGGTGCTGTCGGGGTCTCGTGGGGACCGATAATGTCTACCTCATCACTGACTGGAGGCTGCCTTGGGGTATTCTCTCTCAGGGTGCCAAGGCGCACTCCACTCCTCCCTGCAGGGGACTCTCTGAGCTTCCACAATGGGAAGGCTTTTACCACCTATGAGGCAGACCATGACTCAAGCTAGGGCAACTGTGCAGTGGCGGTCCCTGGTGCCTGGTGGTACAGATCCTGCTACTGAGCCAGTCTTGAGAGGGTTCTATTACTATGCTGCATCGGAGGCCACTGCCCACAAGTATGGCATCGACTAGGCCTCAGGCAGAGGCGTGGGTCACCCCTACTGCAGGGTTCACATGATGCTTCGCTAGAGTCCTCTGATTGTCAGTGCTCTTATCACTCCTCACAGCTTCCATGAGACCTCATTGCCAACCGCCGCTGCTTCCTGGTCCAGACTGTAACCCTTTCCTGGCTCTCAggacttttactttttcttactAGGGAGAAACCCATAGAAAACAGAGCAGGGACATTGGCTTCAGCTCTATGCAAGGaagaattgttgttgttgtagttttctgtttgttggtttggttttcaagacagagtttctctgtgtagccttggctgtcctggaactggatctgtagaccaggctggcctcgaactcagagatctgcctacctctgcctcccgagtgctgggcggGATTAAAGTCTATGCCACCACTGGCTCCTATTTGTTTCTTATAAAGTGTTTCCCACCCTAAGCTCTGTAACGGGCCAAGTTCTCCCTCTCTATTGCTTCTTGCCTGTCCCATTGGCTCAAACCAAGGAAGGCATGGCTTTCTTCCATGAGGCAACAGGGCTGTGAAGCAAATAGCTTCCTACTATTTGTCTGTTTGTCCAAAGCCCCAAcatattctttaaatgtttttaggtttatttattttacgtgtgtgagtgtgttgccTTTAGTATGCACGGGCATCACGTGTGTGCCGTGTCTATtcaggtcaggagagggcatgtAACTacagatacagatggttgtgagccaccatatatatgtgagtgctgagaaccaaagcaACAGATGCTTTTagcagctctctctccagccccaagccccACCATTAAGAGCAAAGGCAGCAACAACGTGGTCCTAAGAATCTGACAGGTAGTTCTAAGTTTGGATCAACCTCAGATTCCCAAAGTCCCCAGTTCCCAAGTTCAGGGTCCCCTAGGGTTTATACCAACTCATTCCTTAGTCACTAATTCATACTAGGAAGTTAAAGGATCTTGGTGAACTTGAAGCTGGGATGCTCTTATAACCCCCAAAGATGGAGCTTCTGAAGTTCCCTTCAAAGAGAAGCTAAGAAGTTTATAATGGAAGTGCTCCTCAGTCCCAGGGTCAAGTTTTGGGTAGACGCTATAGTAAGCATAGCTTCTCTGCAAGCAAGGCTCTTGGGAAAGCAGCCCGTCCAAGTTCAAGACGTCAACCCTCTACCAGCATGAACATTACACGGGACACCTACTAGTCACAGTGTTTTACACACGCACACCCCTCCTTGTCCTGAGATCCATTCATTCACCCGATCCCTGCAGGGCGAGGGCCCTCTTGTTCCCTCTCCCTGGCCGGGTCACACATCTTAGGAGCGCCTGCCGTGAGCACTCCACAGTGTTTGGCCCGAATAGGGGCACAGGCTGTTCCGGAAGTGGACAGTGTCAGAGGTTCtagcaggagaggagggagggagagtcgcTGGGGAGCCGCCGCATTGCCCCAGGGCCGAGGGTGGAGCTTTCCCAGTCGGGAAAGGGCTGGGCCCAGCCTACATGTGAGGGCAGAGCAGTGACTGCCAGCACTCCCTTGAGAAGTCTGGGTGTCGCATACTGCCGATTGAATTGCCAGGATCCTTCTGTGACCTGTGAGCCGAGGACTACTGGGTAccccagattcccagaacccagttCTGTATTGCGGATCTGAAAGGACCGTGAAAGTTTGAGCCAAGATTTCTCTCTGGACTTCAGATTTCCGGAACAGGACGTCCAGCCCATCTCCGGATCCCGGCTGGATCCACATCCCCAGCCTCGCGCCCTGTCCCGGGTCCCCCGCGCCCGGCGCCTGGCGCCCGAGCGCCCCCGCATGGCGGGGCCGTGTCCCGGGGCCGGGGTTCTAGAACGCGCGGGCAGCTGCTGGCAGGACCCTCTGGCGGAGGCGCTGAGTCGGGGCCGCTCATCCCCCGCCGTCTCGGGTCGGGGCTGCGCACGGAGCCGGCCGCTCAGTGTGGTCTACGTGCTGACCCGGGAGCCCGAGCCCGGGGTGGAGCCCGGCGCGGGAACC harbors:
- the Fcn3 gene encoding LOW QUALITY PROTEIN: ficolin-3 (The sequence of the model RefSeq protein was modified relative to this genomic sequence to represent the inferred CDS: inserted 2 bases in 2 codons; deleted 1 base in 1 codon; substituted 5 bases at 5 genomic stop codons), coding for MPGCARRSSTRLEILMRPCSEVTIWSLAVQHGPPSGPTVPARLFEGPGSPQLPRELKGGSPHQPTLHSSLNPKKKLGVPGSPGEKETPGPQGXPGPPGKMDPKGEPGDPAGLLWCQVGLKSCQKLLSPSASLSGWYHLCLPEXLPVFXDMDTSGSSWLVFRARQDGSVDFLHSWTSYKADWXRQESEFWLENENLHELTLEGEFPARGPGKPKSLPSQPPLPPGAQEGQVELEDFEGTGTFVRLEVLPVGAGQVLRGHCRGVASRGPLEEGEQGGWLLLNVFPAHMNKARVPRRTPLLPAGDSLSFHNGKAFTTYEADHDSSXGNCAVAVPGAWWYRSCYXASLERFYYYAASEATAHKYGIDXASGRGVGHPYCRVHMMLR